One part of the Quercus lobata isolate SW786 chromosome 7, ValleyOak3.0 Primary Assembly, whole genome shotgun sequence genome encodes these proteins:
- the LOC115954282 gene encoding dirigent protein 22-like: protein MAKIFPSTLLISFAIFFFSTYIKAETPVFSRNLSPSSLGLKREKLSHLHFYFHDILSGPKPNAVRVAQAAMTNTSSTSFGAVSVIDDALTMLPDNSSKVVGRAQGIYASASQSEFGLLMVLNFAFIEGEYNGSTLSVLGRNTILSTVRELPIVGGSGVFRFARGYAHAKTYTFDTKTGDAVVEYNVYALHY, encoded by the coding sequence ATGGCCAAAATTTTCCCTTCCACTTTACTCATATCctttgctattttcttcttctcaacctACATCAAAGCAGAAACACCCGTTTTCTCTCGAAATTTATCTCCTTCATCACTAGGACTTAAGAGAGAAAAGCTAAGCCACCTCCACTTCTACTTCCATGACATTCTTAGTGGCCCCAAACCTAATGCAGTACGAGTTGCCCAGGCTGCCATGACAAACACATCCTCAACGTCCTTTGGAGCCGTGTCGGTGATCGATGACGCGTTGACTATGCTGCCGGATAATAGCTCGAAAGTGGTAGGAAGAGCACAAGGTATTTATGCCTCAGCATCGCAGAGTGAATTCGGGTTGTTAATGGTGTTGAACTTTGCTTTCATAGAAGGAGAGTATAACGGTAGCACTCTTAGCGTGTTAGGTAGAAACACTATCTTGTCCACCGTCAGGGAGTTGCCAATCGTTGGTGGGAGTGGTGTTTTCCGGTTTGCACGTGGGTATGCTCACGCCAAAACTTACACCTTTGATACAAAAACTGGGGATGCTGTTGTGGAGTATAATGTCTATGCCTTACATTATTGA
- the LOC115951786 gene encoding uncharacterized protein LOC115951786, which translates to MKFAREPVSFDDGDLEGTIQPHDDVLVVTARINGFLVKRVMIDQGSGTDVMYPDLFKGLGLKKEDLMKHTSPLVGFDGKVVIPRGQISLPVIMGGKEVSVTFTIVSSFFLYTAILGRPWIHSMRVVPSTLHVKIKFPTERGVIVIKGDQQVARQCLTAVVNWK; encoded by the coding sequence ATGAAGTTTGCACGAGAGCCTGTCTCGTTTGACGATGGTGATCTAGAGGGGACAATTCAACCACATGATGACGTGTTAGTGGTCACGGCCCGGATAAACGGCTTCTTAGTAAAAAGGGTGATGATAGACCAGGGAAGCGGGACCGACGTGATGTACCCCGATCTGTTCAAGGGACTCGGTCTGAAGAAGGAGGACCTCATGAAGCACACTTCACCTTTGGTTGGATTTGATGGCAAAGTAGTGATTCCTAGAGGGCAAATCTCTCTCCCCGTGATTATGGGAGGGAAGGAGGTATCTGTAACGTTCACAATagtaagctcatttttcctttataCTGCCATCCTGGGAAGACCATGGATCCACTCAATGAGGGTCGTCCCATCAACATTGCATGTAAAGATTAAATTCCCAACCGAGCGGGGTGTTATTGTAATAAAAGGAGACCAACAAGTGGCCAGACAGTGCCTTACTGCTGTAGTAAACTGGAAGTAG
- the LOC115951787 gene encoding uncharacterized protein LOC115951787 encodes MTAVERLTKQNHDLEEQLRQRDVGPNLQEQNQEGNSAERREQEKPEGSNALSRPEWQNVSLPSFMDFAPSPIVAEMQAMKEQMEVMMNALKGRVSSDLDNLVNRTDSPFTTSVNSFPLPQKFRMPQIESYDGVKDPLDHLETFKTLMHLQGVPDEIMCRAFPTTLKGPARVWFSRLTPNSINTFKELSTLFTSHFIGGHRYKKSTACLMNIKQREDETLRAYITRFNKEALSIDEADDKILVAAFTSGLRKGKFLFSLYKNDPKTMTDVLYRATKYMNAEVALVAREERPKKRERQEDTRQDRGRKVAKTGDQRDEKRSRPPTGRFTNFTPLTAPIDQVLMQIKDEGALTFPGKLKGDPNKRPRDKYCRFHRDHGHDTANCYDLK; translated from the coding sequence ATGACAGCAGTAGAACGACTCACAAAGCAGAACCACGATCTGGAGGAGCAGCTACGACAAAGGGATGTAGGACCCAACCTTCAGGAGCAAAACCAGGAAGGTAACAGTGCCGAGCGAAGGGAGCAGGAGAAGCCTGAAGGCAGCAATGCCCTAAGCCGACCAGAGTGGCAAAACGTGAGCCTTCCATCTTTCATGGATTTTGCCCCCTCGCCTATCGTCGCAGAGATGCAAGcgatgaaggagcagatggagGTCATGATGAACGCCCTCAAGGGGCGAGTATCTTCTGATCTCGACAATTTGGTGAACAGGACCGACTCACCATTCACCACGTCCGTCAACTCATTCCCTCTGCCACAAAAGTTCCGGATGCCGCAGATTGAAagttatgacggggtcaaggaTCCACTCGATCatctagagaccttcaagaccttgatgcaccttcagggcgTACCAGACGAGATCATGTGCAGGGCGTTCCCGACCACACTGAAGGGGCCTGCGAGGGTTTGGTTCAGTAGGTTGACACCAAACTCCATCAATACTTTCAAGGAGTTGAGCACCCTGTTCACCTCACACTTTATAGGCGGACATCGATACAAAAAGTCCACCGCTTGCTTAATGAACATCAAGCAGCGAGAAGACGAGACGCTGCGAGCCTATATAACTCGTTTCAACAAAGAAGCCCTTTCGATTGATGAAGCTGACGATAAAATACTCGTAGCCGCGTTCACTAGCGGGCTACGGAAGGGTAAGTTCTTGTTTTCCCTATACAAGAATGACCCGAAAACCATGACGGACGTCCTCTACAGGGCtaccaagtacatgaatgcagaAGTTGCGCTGGTGGCCCGCGAGGAAAGGCCTAAGAAGAGGGAAAGGCAGGAAGACACGAGACAAGACAGGGGGCGAAAGGTCGCTAAAACCGGGGATCAACGTGATGAAAAGCGCTCCAGACCACCCACTGGAAGGTTCACCAATTTCACTCCGTTAACCGCCCCAATCGACCAAGTAttgatgcaaatcaaagatgaaggaGCATTGACTTTCCCTGGAAAGTTGAAGGGAGACCCCAACAAAAGACCAAGAGACAAGTATTGCCGCTTTCACCGGGACCACGGTCACGACACAGCTAACTGCTACGACCTGAAGTAG